The following proteins are encoded in a genomic region of Spirochaetota bacterium:
- a CDS encoding biopolymer transporter ExbD → MSTERLNIDRRKKVAINLNIAPLIDVVFQLLLFFALTSYFVANPGIEIALPKAESAVTVQKDNVIIYITANKEIFCGDSIVELSHLKTKLLSMPSSKTVIVKADKTVELGFVVGVIDIIKQTAINNLIIATTMEKNNDTQK, encoded by the coding sequence ATGAGTACTGAACGTCTCAATATAGATAGGCGTAAAAAAGTTGCAATTAACTTAAATATTGCACCATTGATAGATGTAGTATTTCAGCTGTTATTGTTTTTTGCACTAACCTCATATTTTGTAGCAAATCCTGGAATTGAAATAGCATTGCCAAAAGCAGAGTCTGCTGTTACGGTACAAAAAGACAATGTCATTATTTATATCACAGCAAATAAGGAAATTTTTTGTGGTGATTCTATTGTAGAGCTATCGCACCTTAAAACAAAACTTTTATCAATGCCTTCATCAAAAACTGTGATCGTAAAGGCTGATAAAACAGTTGAGCTTGGTTTTGTAGTTGGGGTGATAGATATTATAAAACAGACAGCTATTAATAATCTGATAATAGCTACAACAATGGAAAAAAACAATGACACTCAAAAGTAA